Proteins encoded within one genomic window of Saccharopolyspora pogona:
- the solA gene encoding N-methyl-L-tryptophan oxidase — MPQPHVAVIGTGVIGAMTAWHLARRGAAVLAFDAYSPGHDRGASAGESRIFRTAYKEGSNYVPLLCQAGRLWRELEAGTTTELLTMCGGLTIGAADHPDVLAVRGCAEENGLDHEVLDAETARRRFPQHRIDDDEVAVLDPAAGVLRPEPAVQAALRAAADAGAAVLPHHPVDELAETGTGWRITSGGEHFDADHVVFAPGPWARRLEPLRQLPIEVRMITACWFAARDIAAHGPDRLPIAIRRHREAAFSCFPLLDGVAIKMVPHHLGFPALDDPGALPRSAAPEFARAASEAADRLLPGVTPHPVRIGTFADGFTPDDHALLGPLPGRRNATVMTGFSGHGFKLAPVFGEIGADLVLRGGTEHDIAHLDPNRELVRDA, encoded by the coding sequence ATGCCCCAGCCACACGTCGCGGTGATCGGCACCGGCGTAATCGGTGCCATGACCGCGTGGCACCTGGCCCGGCGAGGCGCGGCCGTGCTCGCCTTCGACGCCTACTCTCCCGGCCACGACCGCGGCGCATCCGCCGGCGAGTCCCGGATCTTCCGCACCGCCTACAAAGAGGGTTCGAACTACGTGCCGCTGCTGTGCCAGGCCGGCCGGCTCTGGCGCGAGCTGGAGGCGGGCACGACCACCGAGCTGCTGACCATGTGCGGCGGCCTCACCATCGGCGCCGCCGACCACCCAGATGTCCTGGCCGTCCGCGGCTGCGCCGAGGAGAACGGCCTCGACCACGAGGTGCTGGACGCCGAAACGGCCCGGCGGAGGTTCCCGCAGCACCGCATCGACGACGACGAAGTCGCGGTCCTGGACCCGGCGGCGGGTGTGCTGCGCCCCGAGCCGGCGGTGCAGGCCGCGCTCCGCGCCGCGGCGGACGCGGGGGCGGCGGTGCTGCCCCACCACCCCGTCGACGAGCTCGCCGAAACCGGCACCGGCTGGCGGATCACCAGCGGCGGCGAGCACTTCGACGCCGACCACGTCGTGTTCGCGCCCGGCCCGTGGGCCCGTCGGCTGGAACCGTTGCGGCAGCTGCCGATCGAGGTCCGGATGATCACCGCCTGCTGGTTCGCGGCCCGCGACATCGCGGCCCACGGGCCCGACCGGCTGCCGATCGCGATCCGCCGCCACCGCGAGGCCGCATTCTCCTGCTTCCCGCTGCTGGACGGGGTCGCGATCAAGATGGTGCCGCACCACCTCGGATTCCCCGCCCTGGACGACCCGGGCGCACTGCCCCGCAGCGCCGCCCCCGAGTTCGCCCGCGCCGCCTCCGAGGCCGCCGACCGGCTGCTGCCGGGCGTCACCCCGCACCCAGTGCGCATCGGCACCTTCGCCGACGGCTTCACCCCCGACGACCATGCCCTGCTCGGCCCGCTTCCCGGGCGCCGTAACGCCACCGTCATGACCGGTTTCTCCGGGCACGGTTTCAAGCTCGCGCCCGTCTTCGGCGAGATCGGCGCCGACCTCGTGCTCCGAGGCGGGACCGAACACGACATCGCCCACCTGGACCCCAATCGCGAACTTGTGAGGGACGCATGA
- a CDS encoding Imm1 family immunity protein: MGTRRTETDRIRGRSVDMATETRTVVTALFGRERRFAFDTIGVRELIRECLGEERARGVCFYVRDRPHDRSTDDRPGHQLRVNVDESTAWGAINFVREGEGGGAWDTHNPEPPADVPTVWFDATTPTPTPFERSAVLPIDAIDKAVAEFCRTGRRPICVQWQQGRWF, encoded by the coding sequence ATGGGAACCAGGCGCACGGAAACCGATCGTATTCGAGGGAGAAGCGTAGACATGGCTACGGAAACGCGGACGGTGGTCACTGCATTGTTCGGGCGGGAGCGTCGATTCGCCTTCGACACGATTGGCGTTCGAGAGCTGATCCGGGAGTGCCTAGGCGAAGAGCGTGCGCGTGGTGTGTGCTTCTACGTTCGGGATCGGCCGCACGACAGGTCGACCGATGACCGACCAGGGCATCAACTCCGTGTGAATGTGGACGAATCGACGGCTTGGGGTGCGATCAACTTCGTGCGGGAAGGCGAAGGTGGTGGTGCTTGGGACACCCACAATCCTGAGCCGCCTGCCGATGTCCCCACGGTGTGGTTCGACGCGACGACTCCGACTCCGACTCCGTTCGAGCGCTCCGCGGTGCTCCCGATCGACGCGATCGACAAAGCCGTGGCGGAGTTCTGCCGGACCGGGCGGCGGCCGATCTGCGTGCAGTGGCAGCAGGGGCGGTGGTTTTGA
- a CDS encoding MFS transporter → MAADRPESRAWWIWSAAVVAYLAAVFHRGSLGVAGTQALDRFNVGPAALSAFTVLQVGIYAGMQIPTGLLVDRFGSRRVITVAVVLLGAGQMLFALADSYSMGLLARAVLGLGDALMWVSILRLVAAHFSARRYALVATVSSALGALGGVAATFPLALALQNMGWTATFLLVGALTLGYAAVTGTVVRDASLGGSQPRSSGAVFQQVRDAWSVPGTRLAFWAHFCTMFVSGALTLLWGFPYLVNGLGVPASTASVLLSLLIIGQVVGGPVVGALIGRRPECRMWIVMGYLLLNALSWVVLLGWPEGRPPLAVIAAVFLVFALGGPVSAVAFALVRDYNPVRQVGTATGVANAGGHSATALGVLLVGLVLDLAQGMPGGSEYRVAMLALVAMLLFGAFRTAVWWRRARAAVFAAEARGEGVPVVLTRHRWDLDLPRATVNA, encoded by the coding sequence GTGGCTGCCGACCGACCGGAGAGTCGGGCATGGTGGATCTGGAGCGCGGCGGTGGTCGCCTACCTCGCCGCGGTATTTCACAGGGGCAGCTTGGGGGTCGCCGGAACGCAGGCGCTCGACCGGTTCAACGTCGGGCCGGCCGCGCTGAGCGCGTTCACGGTACTGCAGGTCGGCATCTACGCCGGCATGCAGATTCCCACCGGATTGCTGGTGGACCGCTTCGGTTCCCGAAGGGTGATCACCGTCGCGGTGGTCTTGCTGGGTGCCGGGCAAATGCTTTTCGCGCTCGCCGATTCGTATTCGATGGGTCTGCTCGCGCGCGCGGTGCTGGGCCTGGGCGATGCGTTGATGTGGGTCAGCATCCTGCGGCTGGTGGCGGCGCACTTCTCCGCCCGCCGTTACGCACTGGTGGCAACGGTGTCCAGCGCGCTGGGGGCACTGGGCGGTGTTGCGGCCACGTTCCCGCTCGCGCTGGCACTGCAGAACATGGGCTGGACGGCGACGTTCCTGCTGGTGGGCGCGTTAACGCTCGGCTACGCGGCGGTGACCGGAACGGTCGTGCGGGACGCCTCGCTCGGCGGATCGCAACCGCGCAGCAGCGGTGCGGTCTTCCAGCAGGTGCGTGACGCGTGGTCCGTGCCGGGCACGCGGCTGGCGTTCTGGGCGCACTTCTGCACGATGTTCGTCTCGGGTGCGCTGACCCTGCTGTGGGGTTTCCCGTACCTCGTGAACGGGCTGGGCGTGCCGGCCTCGACGGCGAGCGTGCTGCTGAGTCTGCTGATCATCGGGCAGGTCGTCGGCGGGCCCGTGGTGGGTGCGCTGATCGGCCGCCGCCCGGAGTGCAGAATGTGGATCGTGATGGGCTACCTGCTGCTCAACGCCCTGTCCTGGGTGGTGCTGCTGGGCTGGCCGGAGGGGCGCCCGCCGCTAGCGGTGATCGCGGCCGTGTTCCTGGTCTTCGCCCTGGGCGGCCCGGTTTCGGCGGTGGCGTTCGCCCTGGTGCGGGACTACAACCCGGTCCGCCAGGTCGGGACGGCGACCGGCGTGGCGAACGCAGGCGGCCACTCCGCGACGGCGCTCGGCGTCCTCTTGGTGGGCCTGGTCCTCGACCTGGCGCAGGGCATGCCGGGCGGCTCGGAGTACCGGGTGGCGATGCTGGCGCTGGTGGCGATGCTGCTGTTCGGCGCGTTCCGAACGGCGGTCTGGTGGCGCCGGGCCCGAGCGGCGGTGTTCGCGGCGGAGGCCCGAGGCGAAGGTGTGCCGGTGGTGCTGACCCGCCACCGCTGGGACCTCGACCTGCCCCGCGCAACCGTCAACGCCTGA
- a CDS encoding DddA-like double-stranded DNA deaminase toxin, whose translation MSSNASPEVAKHVEVKAAQRMWEQGIPYGVIAINNSVCEEEYGCRSAVPAVLSRGSTPAVWEPGARKPIVFEGEA comes from the coding sequence ATGTCCTCAAATGCTAGCCCTGAGGTGGCGAAGCACGTGGAAGTCAAGGCCGCACAACGCATGTGGGAACAAGGAATCCCCTATGGGGTGATTGCGATCAACAATTCCGTGTGTGAGGAGGAATATGGTTGCCGGTCGGCGGTGCCCGCAGTCCTTTCACGAGGGTCCACGCCGGCAGTATGGGAACCAGGCGCACGGAAACCGATCGTATTCGAGGGAGAAGCGTAG
- a CDS encoding GntR family transcriptional regulator, with product MATPAYLRIRTELERRIRSGALPPGARLPTEAELQQQFSVGRATAQRVLSELAQAGLAERHRRRGTFVAGGARQENLLRLANPALQGPEVPGRHSVESASVVPAEDADVELPGVADDAPVNQLRRLKFDVDENPIAVELSAIPFSLAPRLFDEDLAHLTVHDYFARNGIPAAKSRVYVDPVLLDDANAARLRIAPGQAVIRLRRLTWLTNGKLAEAMWHLIRPDLVEFFIEQTTLSTTGS from the coding sequence GTGGCGACCCCGGCATACCTGCGCATCCGCACCGAGCTCGAACGGCGGATCCGCTCCGGCGCACTGCCACCCGGCGCCCGGCTGCCCACCGAGGCCGAACTGCAGCAGCAGTTCTCGGTCGGCCGCGCGACCGCGCAGCGGGTCCTGTCCGAGCTGGCCCAGGCCGGGCTGGCGGAACGCCACCGGCGGCGCGGCACCTTCGTCGCCGGTGGCGCGCGGCAGGAGAACCTGCTGCGCCTGGCGAATCCGGCCCTCCAGGGCCCCGAGGTCCCGGGACGGCACTCCGTGGAGTCGGCGAGCGTGGTGCCCGCCGAGGACGCCGACGTCGAGCTCCCGGGAGTCGCCGACGACGCGCCGGTCAACCAGCTGCGGCGGCTGAAGTTCGACGTCGACGAGAACCCGATCGCCGTCGAGCTCTCCGCGATCCCGTTCTCCCTGGCGCCTCGGCTGTTCGACGAGGACCTGGCGCACCTGACCGTGCACGACTACTTCGCCCGCAACGGGATTCCGGCGGCGAAGTCGCGGGTGTACGTCGACCCGGTCCTGCTCGACGACGCCAATGCCGCCCGGCTGCGGATCGCGCCCGGCCAGGCGGTGATCCGGTTGCGGCGCCTGACCTGGCTGACCAACGGCAAGCTCGCCGAGGCCATGTGGCACCTCATCCGGCCCGACCTGGTCGAGTTCTTCATCGAGCAGACAACGCTGTCCACAACGGGCTCCTGA